The following nucleotide sequence is from Corylus avellana chromosome ca7, CavTom2PMs-1.0.
GTATTGTATGTGAAAGGGTAAGTGAACCCTGCACCTATTTGAACAGTTAATTACACGGTTACACCCCATCCCAATCCACTTGGTTGTTATTCTATATGCTCATATGTAGTCCCACTTTTACGGTCATAAACAACTTAATAATCCGTGAGTTTCTTCAAAATTAAggatattattttgaaatttgtgtttTACCAAATAATTTTGACCCATCGAAGTTACTAAAGCAAGTAAAAATTTTAGTACTgtattttctcaatttagtaattaatgttattttccAATTTATGGTCATCATTAATCTGAACCTGTTTGACATCCTTGGCAGCATGGCGGGCAATAGTGCGGCGACGCTTGTTATCAGCATTAATCCTCCACATAAACGTACGGCCCCACTAGGGAATCTAGTACGAGCTGACGTGTATTGCAATAATTATCGCTAAATCTGGTGATCTGttgataaaattttaaccgtCATAATACTTTTGTAATGAGGACCcatattttggtttatttacaATTTACCCATGTTATTCTCGTTTCCTTAGAGCCTAGATGTAGAAACAAGGATTTGGGTTTTAAGTAGGGGTGAAAATCCGGTTCTGGTTCTTAGTTATTGACCAAAATTGGGACTGGAACTCAGATCCTTAGTTTTGACTATTTTGAAAATCGGAACCGAAACCAGTTGGTACCGGTTTCAAAACCAGGtaatcggtttttttttttaaaaaaaaaaaaattggacttaTTTAACAAGAAGCTTAGAGGATTGGAGGGCccaaaatttttgtattttggccCAAAACTTTTGTATTTTGGGCTCTTTAGGCTCAATCAGTGGCTTGGAGTTGAATTTAGAAGGAGAGGATATGCTCCCTTTTATGGAAAAACAAACTTGGAGGGTTTTATATTTTGagcaatgtgagacaattgttaaggggggaaaaaaaaaaaaaagtaggacaATTTTTGGTTCAGTGGCCATTTTTGGCTTCAGCGGACTGTGGCCCAACGCAAGGCAAAGGGCCCACTGAAgccgaatatatatatatatatatgcacctgGTTATCCAGTTACTTGGTTATAATCTGGTGCTGAAAACGAGAACCAAAATTAGGGTACCCAGTTACCTAGTTTTCCAACCGATTTTAAAATCGGCTCCCTAGTTTCTCGGTTCCCTTGTTTCCTGGTTCTCCAGTTtctattttccaatttttttttacacccttAGTTCTAAggaatagctcaatcggctggaaacCACACTTCATAAAGCGAAAgttactaatttgaatctctCCTCCTCCTtattgtgcggacatgtaaaaaaaaaaaaaaaaagatttggattAATAGGGGATTTGACTGATTTAACTTcactctttttcattttttcataagaaaaatAGGAAGTAAAAGGTGATCCAAAAATGATGggttataaatttaatgatgtaTTAAGATGATCCAAAAATTATGGTGATGCAAAAACGATCaaaatttctaataaaaagtCATCCAAAAAATAATGATGGCCTTGTAACCGGGGGTGTACAATCGAAAAGAATTTTGGCGGTGTTGGCAAAAATGAACGGCTTCCCATGGCTTTGGCTGGCTGCTCCCTTAGATGGCTTGCTGAGGAGCGGCTTATGAAGTCTGCAAGGGTTATAGGGTAAATACCTCTAATATTACTTGatgttaaaacttaaaattgcaattacaaccaaaaaaatgaataaataaaattgctAAAATTGCTAACAGGGTCTATAGCTTGAGGAATGAGGACCCCAAACTTGGCTAAGCTGGTCTCAAATTTACACGTGAATcttatgtgattttttaaaaatgtatataagaATTACGTTCTTTAAAgacaaatgttaatttaatgaGTAATTTATGTTATATTAGAAAATATTCGTCCAACccgatttgaaagaaaatttaaaattttgttattgAAAGCCTCTCTTCTCTTGTGTATATGCTTTATAACGCTTTATTTGttaacccttttttatttttttatttatccttttattttctatttttaaaacaaaaacattaacaaatagctcaaagcaaaaaacacaaattattttcatttttatcacattaacatatttttcaaacaaaaaataaaaaataccctttaaaaaacattaaccatCGGAGTCTATCCTTACACGAAAGGAAGAAAATCCTCCTTTCAATcaggctttaatttcgaggttGCGTCTTTCATGTGATTGCTTATATACCACTCCCAAGTTTTGATATTTACATCAAACACACCATTCTTCCGCTTGTGATCAAGTAGACTTGGATTTGTTAATTTGAGGGGTCAAGCATCAAGCAGATTCATTGAAGCATCAAAGAAGGAATTGGCAATGCAGAAAATGCCATTGCACATTTTATAAACCAAGAATTGAACATTCCCAATCAATTAAATAAGAGACGATGTTTTCGGCAAGTATAAAAGGACAGTCAATTCAAGTACTTTTTCCTCGTAGTTTCCAAATTGTTCCGCAGTACAACTTTGACCGTTCTGGGCCCCTTTACCACAGCCACACGAAGTTATCCATGCTTGGGAAGAGCTGGGCGTGGTCGTTATTGACAAATGACAACAGAAAAGGTCAAAGTTCCGCTATATCTTCAAGCCATTCAACAAGTATAAAAGAAATGTGACTAGTAAGaataaccaaacaaatttcAGTCAGCTGTAGACATACAACCATCAGAAGCAACTATATTACTGAAGTGGAAAACTTATAGTTCAAGCAACATTTGACCCGCCTAAAAAGAGATACAACTCAAACTTTGTGAGGAAAAGATAtcgaaagaaaaaatatatgagataTTATAACAAAATTTCCAAGACCCACAAAAATAAGAGGCAAGGAATACATTCAAGAAGATATTCAAAAACCGAAAGAAAATACAAGCTATATAGGATAATGCGCACCATGGTCAAGCAAGATACCAACCAATTCGGCCTGGCTGTTGGTGATGCAAGAGAGGACCAGCACTGACTTGTTGGGTTCTGCACCATGATAGGGGAAAAAAGGAATGTCTCTGCCATGTTATGGCTTATTGCTATCACCATCGATGACTATATGAAACCTGCCCTTTGCTCAGGTCGTAACTAATTTAGCATCAGGGAGAAAGAATTGAAAATACTCAAAATAGAAAGCCGCAATACAATCTCTCTTGAGAGAAACTCTCTCATCTCCAAGGCCAAAATCTGTACACCTTAAAGATTCCGGAACAAAGAGTGCCTCCGCCTCTCAGGCTTCAGTCTCCAGTTATTATCGCTGTTCATGGGCTTCAAGAGTCGCTCTGCTTCCATTTCAGATTGAAGCAGAGACTGCAGCCTCTTCAAATGTCCACTACATTGCATATGGTCAACAAAACTAGTCTTGCTAATCTTCTGTTCTTCTGGATTAAACTGCCTCTCATAGGGCGACTGCCACTTAGCCTGAAGATATGCGAGTGATCTCCAGGGAGGAAGTGGCATTGAGTTCTGCTTGAGAGAAGATCTAGCAGCCTCAACCATTATCTGAAGAAACTGTTTCAGCCTGGACAAGGAGCCCACATAAATGACTGGAAGCGAATTCAATATTCTATCATATGAGTCAACAGCTCGAGCTATTTCAAAGTGACTTCGGAAATCAATATCAATGATCAAACGCTCAGAGGTTCCAGTGCTGTTGTAGTTGACCACATCAATATATTCATGATCCCCTGCAAACAAGTTATTAAATCATTCACATCAGTACTCCAGACAGATGTATTGTATTCCAGGGAAACCTACTCGACCATCCATTTTAAACAAAATGCCCCAACTCTACGAGGATATAACTCAACTCTCATTTAGTAGTCAtaataaattgtaaatgattcaGAAAAATCAGATAAACCTccaaaaaaaagtatgaattgTAAAAGAACTTTTGCTCCACAAATAGATGTGATTTTCGGTTACAGAGGATAGATTCCAACTCCAGTGTACATGAATATAGCTAACAGATATGACAGAAACATGGTTACTAAAAACTCGCCAGATAGTAAATTCCTGGTAATATCcactaaaaacttttttttcttttttttttttccttcccctatttctcataaaattattcatttttctcttgattAAGACAATTGTAGTTCAAGAGTTCACTAGCATACCTCCAGGGACCTTGCCAATACCCTGCCATTTGGTTGCACATACAGCAGCATCATAACCAGAACGTCTCAGAAGCTTTACCAGAGAAAATCTGATGCAGCTGGCGTTACATGCACTCGACTTGACAACTTGAAGGTCGGTCTCATTGATAGATAGTATAAGAGAATTAACCACTGAAAGCATGTCACTCTCATACTGAGCCACCGGGATCTTACAAAACTGTGATATGACAGAGAATCAGCAAAATGTTAGTAGTTTCAAACTGACAGAAAATTATTAGATTCTCTTGTAGtatgttaaattatatgtttAATACAAAATGGAGTTGAACCATAAACAGCAAGAAATTACAGATTTTAGTGAAAAACGCGATTATACCGGATCTTAATACAAAAACTATCAAAAAGAACCAAAGATTGAATTGGACTTGTGTATGAACTATCAATATGTTGCAATGACAACCAATTATTACTTCTCTAACTAAAAACAGGCTCAAGAGTCAGAACTGAAAAACCAACAACCCTAATCAACATTTCTATTTAAAGCATGTCTGATTATAGCAATTCAATTGTATTTACAAATGAACCCATCATTCAATCAGATTACATACTTTCATCTTCCAAAGAAGTACACTTAAGACACTTTACTATTCGTTGTGTCACTACCCACCTTTGTGACTTCAAACACTTTTGTAGTTGAAATCCTATACTATACATTCTGCATTTCGATTATAATAATTCTTGTACTAACTTTTAGCCTGCTTATCCAACCACACTCGTACAACTACTTTCATGG
It contains:
- the LOC132188536 gene encoding uncharacterized protein LOC132188536, with the protein product MDCRVCVAAGDWLARWAGGGGGAGQIGGGFSHESEHDLALMVSDFLENGSGGADSRCSSDSDSALSDLTNPAEKIPFCKIPVAQYESDMLSVVNSLILSINETDLQVVKSSACNASCIRFSLVKLLRRSGYDAAVCATKWQGIGKVPGGDHEYIDVVNYNSTGTSERLIIDIDFRSHFEIARAVDSYDRILNSLPVIYVGSLSRLKQFLQIMVEAARSSLKQNSMPLPPWRSLAYLQAKWQSPYERQFNPEEQKISKTSFVDHMQCSGHLKRLQSLLQSEMEAERLLKPMNSDNNWRLKPERRRHSLFRNL